A part of Halobaculum sp. MBLA0143 genomic DNA contains:
- a CDS encoding 3-keto-5-aminohexanoate cleavage protein codes for MTYDDYLDGEPVIVTAALTGGVQGREAHPELPETPAEIAAAAADCEAAGASVVHLHARRDNGERAFSTERFQAVTDAVRAATDDVIVQHSTGGTAAPPALRAEPLRTDPPPAMASLDVGPVNRYDRLTAENTRDTVAGLHDEMRERGIVPELEVFNDGHLNEALSILDRFDDPPYLNLIFGPGTLSPPHPRRLLAAVERLPDRAEFTVLGFGRHQLPLTTLSILLGGHVRVGLEDNLYYREGEYATNDRLVARSVRLAEELGRPVASPAEARAILGISPRE; via the coding sequence GTGACCTACGACGACTACCTCGACGGCGAGCCAGTGATCGTCACGGCGGCGCTCACGGGCGGGGTGCAAGGGAGAGAGGCCCACCCGGAACTGCCGGAGACGCCAGCGGAGATCGCCGCGGCGGCGGCCGACTGCGAGGCGGCCGGGGCGAGCGTCGTCCACCTCCACGCCCGCCGCGACAACGGAGAGCGCGCCTTCTCGACCGAGCGGTTCCAGGCGGTGACCGACGCGGTTCGGGCCGCCACGGACGACGTGATCGTCCAACACTCCACCGGCGGCACCGCGGCGCCGCCGGCGCTGCGGGCGGAGCCGCTGCGGACGGACCCCCCGCCGGCGATGGCGAGTCTCGACGTCGGCCCGGTGAACCGCTACGACCGGCTCACGGCCGAGAACACTCGTGACACCGTCGCCGGCCTCCACGACGAGATGCGCGAACGCGGGATCGTCCCCGAACTTGAGGTGTTCAACGACGGCCACCTGAACGAGGCGCTGTCGATCCTGGACCGGTTCGACGACCCGCCGTACCTGAACCTGATCTTCGGGCCCGGGACGCTGTCGCCGCCACACCCTCGGCGGCTCCTGGCGGCCGTCGAACGCCTGCCCGACCGCGCGGAGTTCACCGTCCTCGGGTTCGGCCGCCACCAACTCCCGTTGACCACGCTGTCGATCCTGCTGGGCGGCCACGTCCGCGTCGGACTGGAAGACAACCTCTACTACCGCGAGGGGGAGTACGCCACGAACGACCGACTCGTCGCCCGGAGCGTCCGGCTCGCCGAGGAGCTGGGTCGGCCGGTCGCGTCGCCCGCGGAGGCGAGAGCGATTCTCGGCATCTCTCCGCGAGAGTGA
- a CDS encoding ABC transporter permease: protein MSTPGAEDTTVVGEQEAVERAGNSFLGDAWVNFKRWNLKAVRNPFVLVVSLVQPIIFLVLFTEVFGNVAGQAVARGIPGVSYETYLVPAIAIQVALAAAITSGIGLVNDIENGMFEKVLVSPMNRTAIFVGKTAAEVFRIVIQIGIILGLGVALGAEIATGIVGVVGIIAVGVVFSFWFLAFSNALAILTRDQESTIIGANLLQFPLLFLSSAFLPLSALPGWIQTFARFNPVTYGVDAARALTTDRDVMTVIEVTAFEGAANTVVPGLAVLLALDVVLGAVAVVLLSRASSSDVR from the coding sequence GTGAGCACCCCCGGCGCGGAGGACACGACGGTCGTCGGCGAGCAGGAGGCCGTCGAACGGGCGGGCAACAGCTTCCTGGGTGACGCCTGGGTGAACTTCAAGCGCTGGAACCTGAAGGCGGTCCGCAATCCGTTCGTGTTGGTCGTGTCGTTGGTCCAGCCGATCATCTTCCTCGTCTTGTTCACGGAGGTGTTCGGCAACGTCGCCGGCCAGGCGGTCGCCCGCGGGATTCCGGGCGTGAGCTACGAGACGTACCTCGTGCCGGCCATCGCCATCCAGGTGGCGCTCGCGGCCGCGATCACCTCCGGAATCGGTCTCGTCAACGACATCGAGAACGGCATGTTCGAGAAGGTGCTCGTGTCGCCGATGAACCGGACGGCGATCTTCGTCGGCAAGACCGCCGCGGAGGTGTTCCGGATCGTGATCCAGATCGGGATCATCCTCGGACTCGGGGTCGCCCTGGGGGCCGAGATCGCCACCGGGATCGTCGGCGTCGTCGGGATTATCGCCGTCGGGGTCGTCTTCTCGTTCTGGTTCCTGGCGTTCTCGAACGCGCTGGCGATCCTCACCCGCGACCAGGAGTCGACGATCATCGGCGCGAATCTGCTCCAGTTCCCGCTCCTGTTCCTCTCGTCTGCGTTCCTGCCGTTGTCGGCGCTGCCGGGCTGGATCCAGACGTTCGCCCGGTTCAACCCCGTGACGTACGGCGTCGACGCCGCCCGCGCCCTGACGACGGACCGCGACGTGATGACCGTGATCGAGGTGACGGCGTTCGAGGGGGCCGCGAACACCGTCGTCCCCGGACTCGCCGTGTTGCTGGCGTTGGATGTCGTGTTAGGTGCCGTCGCGGTCGTCCTGTTGTCGCGGGCGTCCAGCTCCGACGTCCGCTGA
- a CDS encoding sugar phosphate isomerase/epimerase family protein, which yields MSLRQGFSVANGVDFETCLALAEREEFDFLELSMDWQFARDRTDAARVREALSARGLDAVVHFPVRIDPCSPHESVRAAGVAELEAALDAAAEYGAERGVYHLGTEVHPEKWDREPVWDAVRETADRLAAYGDRVGVQPVAETAKGAFVDAGDLRALFEETDATACLDTGHAYVSGLDGADQAALLADHGDRIDHVHLQDTRQTGDDEHLPVGMGRIDVEPIAAALADGWSGTVTHELFTFDRSYAAASRDRFDALLASASADVGAGRPRQQDDRDGT from the coding sequence GTGTCGCTCAGACAGGGGTTCTCGGTCGCCAACGGCGTAGACTTCGAGACGTGTCTGGCGCTAGCGGAGCGCGAGGAGTTCGACTTCCTGGAGCTGTCGATGGACTGGCAGTTCGCCCGCGACCGGACGGACGCCGCCCGGGTGCGGGAGGCGCTGTCGGCCCGGGGGTTGGACGCGGTCGTCCACTTCCCCGTCCGGATCGATCCGTGTTCGCCACACGAGTCCGTCCGGGCGGCCGGGGTCGCGGAGCTAGAGGCTGCCCTGGACGCGGCCGCGGAGTACGGTGCAGAGCGGGGCGTCTACCACCTCGGGACGGAGGTGCACCCGGAGAAGTGGGACCGCGAGCCGGTGTGGGACGCGGTCCGCGAGACGGCCGACCGGCTCGCCGCCTACGGCGACCGGGTCGGCGTCCAACCCGTCGCCGAGACGGCGAAGGGGGCCTTCGTCGACGCGGGCGACCTGCGGGCGTTGTTCGAGGAGACGGACGCGACGGCGTGTCTCGACACCGGCCACGCCTACGTCTCCGGGCTGGACGGCGCCGACCAGGCGGCACTCCTGGCCGACCACGGCGACCGGATCGATCACGTCCACCTCCAGGACACCCGGCAGACGGGAGACGACGAACACCTCCCGGTCGGGATGGGGCGGATCGACGTCGAACCGATCGCGGCGGCGCTCGCTGACGGGTGGAGCGGGACGGTCACGCACGAACTGTTCACCTTCGACCGGTCGTACGCGGCCGCGAGCCGCGACCGGTTCGACGCGCTCCTGGCGAGCGCCTCAGCGGACGTCGGAGCTGGACGCCCGCGACAACAGGACGACCGCGACGGCACCTAA
- a CDS encoding ATP-binding cassette domain-containing protein — protein sequence MAKATEQERQTSEDGQPSVSVRDLQLTYGDGTEAIAGVDMTVPQGEFFGFLGPNGAGKTTTIKVLATLLSPTAGEVSVNGFDVTASPRSVRESIGYMAQETSVDGELTAEENIAFACEAYGVPRGERGERTAELLDLVDLADVADKRAEEFSGGMKKRLDAATALVHRPPLVFLDEPTTGLDPKARNRLWEYFERINDRGTTIFLTTQYLEEADTLCDRLAVIRGGRIVAEGSPAELKRRVGGEVLDVTVSGDRDRAVEIAGEMDVFADATVTETETGISVTSEVAREHGTDLLVRLRDDGLTVTSFEINAPTLDDVFLAITDDDDDREVER from the coding sequence ATGGCGAAGGCGACCGAGCAGGAGCGGCAGACGAGCGAGGACGGGCAGCCGTCGGTGTCCGTGCGCGACCTCCAGTTGACGTACGGCGACGGCACCGAGGCGATCGCGGGCGTGGACATGACAGTCCCGCAGGGGGAGTTCTTCGGCTTTCTCGGCCCGAACGGCGCGGGCAAGACGACGACGATCAAGGTGTTGGCGACGCTGCTGTCGCCCACCGCGGGCGAGGTGTCAGTCAACGGGTTCGACGTGACGGCGTCACCCCGTTCGGTTCGGGAGTCCATCGGCTACATGGCCCAGGAGACGAGCGTCGACGGCGAACTCACCGCAGAGGAGAACATTGCGTTCGCGTGTGAGGCGTACGGCGTCCCGCGGGGCGAGCGGGGCGAGCGGACGGCAGAGCTGTTGGATCTCGTCGACCTGGCGGACGTGGCCGACAAGCGGGCCGAGGAGTTCTCCGGCGGGATGAAGAAACGGCTGGACGCCGCGACCGCGCTCGTCCACCGCCCGCCGTTGGTGTTCTTAGACGAGCCGACCACCGGACTGGACCCGAAGGCGCGAAATCGGCTGTGGGAGTACTTCGAGCGGATCAACGACCGCGGGACGACGATCTTCCTCACGACACAGTACTTGGAGGAGGCGGACACGCTGTGTGACCGGCTGGCGGTGATCCGGGGCGGTCGAATCGTCGCCGAGGGGTCGCCCGCGGAGCTGAAGCGGCGCGTCGGCGGCGAGGTGTTGGACGTGACGGTGTCGGGCGACCGCGACCGGGCCGTCGAGATCGCCGGCGAGATGGACGTGTTCGCGGACGCGACCGTGACGGAGACGGAGACGGGCATCAGCGTCACGAGCGAGGTCGCCCGCGAACACGGGACGGACCTGCTCGTCAGGCTACGCGACGACGGCCTGACGGTGACGAGCTTCGAGATCAACGCTCCCACCTTGGACGACGTGTTCCTGGCGATCACCGACGACGACGACGACCGGGAGGTGGAACGGTGA
- a CDS encoding PAS domain S-box protein, with protein MAGGEKRRLSVATVGVSLGPLGERSAVSPTEPATADCLLVDAARLDAEGAPDDGPVVAVADPPGERGVAAVEAGLAREWLPRALLVEAPATAHERLASVVSEAATEYPEGYERLFDIVNDGINVFDPEDRRFVDVNQSYLETLGYDSLAAIREQGIAGLSAGDEGYTAERAWELIESVAAEGEPRTVEWRAERADGEPVWLEATLVPERVDGRRRVFSLQRDVTERKRRRREYEQIFESVQDAIAILDPETLEIVDANQAYLDLVGYDSLAAIREQGVAGLSDTDDGFTPERSREINRRVAESGGSELVEWVAETGDGRRRRLEIKVTAAEIEGRTVTISVHRDVTERRRREQAVEALARASEEMQTAVAPTEVAEVAVETATEVTGLPAAACWLHETAGEEPEVAAATEGVTPSEFQLGEIEYDLFQRESPVQAATEPTGAFETAVTLPLGDHGLLVAGSRADHSVGETVLELAQALADHVTTALARVERERAVRESERRFRLIVDRIDEVIYLAEPDFSALSYVNPAYEDVWGRSIAELYEDPTAFVDGIDPRDRETFREKFRQLREDVDTDGSRNRHDFEFRVRQPDGGLRWISAAGYTVALSDEERRYVGVADDVTERKRREQRLEVFNRVLRHNLRNHLDVVKAHAETLTDADGAVADHARQVLAAADKLDSMGERARAVDRIVSQAFDPEPVAVAELVADTLERLPPREGVTVETAVPAEVSVVTDRAAFRAAVAAALDNAVEYAANEVSVTGHRDDDAIVVEIADDGPGIPDAELESLHRGTETELKHGRGLGLWQLRWGVDELNGVLSFDTDDGTTVRIRVPDRRGE; from the coding sequence ATGGCAGGAGGCGAAAAGAGACGGCTGTCGGTCGCGACGGTGGGTGTCTCTCTCGGACCACTGGGAGAGCGCTCTGCAGTGTCGCCGACCGAGCCCGCGACAGCCGACTGTCTGCTCGTCGACGCCGCTCGGCTCGACGCCGAGGGTGCCCCCGACGACGGACCGGTCGTCGCGGTCGCCGACCCGCCGGGTGAGCGAGGCGTCGCGGCGGTGGAGGCCGGGCTAGCCCGGGAGTGGCTCCCGCGTGCCCTGCTCGTGGAGGCGCCGGCGACCGCACACGAGCGGCTGGCGTCGGTCGTCTCCGAGGCCGCCACGGAGTACCCGGAAGGGTACGAGCGGCTGTTCGACATCGTCAACGACGGGATCAACGTGTTCGACCCGGAGGACCGCCGGTTCGTGGACGTGAACCAGAGCTACCTGGAGACCCTGGGGTACGACAGTCTCGCGGCGATCCGCGAGCAGGGGATCGCGGGGCTGTCGGCGGGCGACGAGGGGTACACGGCCGAGCGGGCGTGGGAGCTGATCGAGTCCGTCGCCGCCGAGGGGGAGCCCCGCACTGTCGAGTGGCGGGCCGAACGGGCCGACGGCGAGCCAGTGTGGCTGGAGGCGACGCTCGTTCCCGAACGGGTCGACGGCCGACGACGGGTGTTCTCGCTCCAGCGTGACGTGACGGAACGGAAGCGTCGCCGCCGGGAGTACGAACAGATCTTCGAGAGCGTCCAGGACGCGATCGCCATTCTGGACCCGGAGACGCTGGAGATCGTCGACGCCAACCAGGCGTACCTCGATCTCGTCGGCTACGACAGCCTCGCGGCGATCCGCGAGCAAGGGGTCGCGGGGTTGAGCGACACGGACGACGGGTTCACGCCGGAACGGTCCCGCGAGATCAACAGACGTGTCGCCGAGAGCGGCGGCTCGGAGCTGGTCGAGTGGGTGGCGGAGACGGGCGACGGGCGGCGCCGGCGGCTGGAGATCAAGGTGACGGCCGCCGAGATCGAGGGCCGGACGGTGACCATCTCCGTCCACCGGGACGTGACGGAGCGGCGGCGCCGCGAGCAGGCCGTCGAGGCGCTCGCTCGCGCCAGCGAGGAGATGCAGACGGCCGTGGCCCCGACGGAGGTGGCGGAGGTAGCAGTCGAGACGGCGACGGAGGTGACGGGGCTGCCGGCTGCGGCCTGTTGGCTCCACGAGACCGCCGGCGAGGAGCCGGAGGTGGCGGCCGCGACGGAGGGGGTCACCCCCTCGGAGTTCCAGCTCGGGGAGATCGAGTACGACCTGTTCCAACGAGAGTCGCCCGTCCAGGCGGCGACGGAGCCGACAGGCGCGTTCGAGACGGCCGTCACTCTGCCGCTCGGCGACCACGGGCTGTTGGTCGCCGGCAGTCGAGCGGACCACAGCGTCGGTGAGACGGTGTTGGAGCTGGCCCAGGCGCTGGCGGACCACGTCACCACCGCCCTCGCCCGGGTCGAACGGGAACGAGCCGTCAGAGAGAGCGAGCGTCGCTTCCGGCTGATCGTCGACCGGATCGACGAGGTGATCTACCTCGCGGAGCCGGACTTCTCGGCGCTGTCGTACGTCAACCCCGCCTACGAGGACGTGTGGGGACGGAGTATCGCGGAGCTGTACGAGGACCCGACGGCGTTCGTAGACGGGATCGACCCCCGAGACCGCGAGACGTTCCGCGAGAAGTTCCGCCAGCTCCGCGAAGACGTCGACACGGACGGCTCGCGGAACCGCCACGACTTCGAGTTCCGGGTGCGACAGCCGGACGGCGGGCTGCGGTGGATCTCCGCGGCCGGCTACACGGTCGCGCTGTCCGACGAGGAACGGCGGTACGTCGGCGTCGCAGACGACGTGACCGAGCGGAAACGCCGCGAACAACGTCTGGAGGTGTTCAACCGTGTCCTCCGGCACAACCTCCGCAACCACCTCGACGTGGTGAAGGCCCACGCAGAGACGCTGACGGACGCCGACGGCGCCGTCGCGGACCACGCCCGCCAGGTGCTCGCGGCCGCGGACAAGCTCGACTCGATGGGTGAGCGGGCCCGTGCCGTCGACCGGATCGTCTCGCAGGCGTTCGACCCGGAGCCGGTCGCGGTCGCAGAGCTGGTCGCGGACACGCTGGAACGGCTCCCGCCCCGGGAGGGAGTGACCGTCGAGACGGCGGTGCCGGCGGAGGTGTCGGTCGTCACGGACCGGGCCGCCTTCCGGGCGGCGGTGGCGGCGGCGCTCGACAACGCCGTCGAGTACGCCGCGAACGAGGTGTCAGTCACGGGACACCGTGACGACGACGCGATCGTCGTGGAGATCGCCGACGACGGGCCGGGGATCCCGGACGCGGAGCTAGAGTCGCTCCACCGCGGGACGGAGACGGAACTGAAGCACGGCCGGGGGCTGGGGCTGTGGCAGCTCCGCTGGGGGGTCGACGAGCTCAACGGCGTCCTCTCGTTCGACACGGACGACGGCACCACGGTCCGGATTCGGGTACCGGACCGTCGCGGGGAGTGA
- the moaA gene encoding GTP 3',8-cyclase MoaA produces the protein MPLADDFDREVTGVRVSLTDRCNFDCVYCHNEGLGDTRGPSAPQDHEMDADDVVQFLEVAAEFDVDAVKFTGGEPMLRQDLAEIVRRTPESMAVSMTTNGTFLPGRAEELVDAGLERVNVSQDALDPDAFAAVTQSGAYDRVLEGVEAALDAGLDPVKLNMVVFEHTKGYVEGMVDHVAEREGLRLQLIEYMPELTGRPEWNVDIDRVHGWLADIADRVERREMHDRRRYWVDGGMVEIVDPVGNESFCAGCGRVRVTHEGKLKGCLNRNDDLRSMGEMTKPEIRETFRETVAERVPYYGEYLVETDDGWEMNDEYVESPAVE, from the coding sequence GTGCCGCTGGCAGACGACTTCGACCGGGAGGTGACGGGCGTGCGGGTGTCGCTCACCGACCGGTGTAACTTCGACTGTGTCTACTGTCACAACGAGGGGCTCGGCGACACTCGCGGACCGTCGGCGCCCCAGGACCACGAGATGGACGCCGACGACGTGGTCCAGTTCCTGGAGGTGGCCGCGGAGTTCGACGTGGACGCGGTGAAGTTCACCGGCGGCGAGCCGATGCTCCGGCAGGACCTGGCGGAGATTGTCCGACGCACCCCCGAGTCGATGGCGGTGTCGATGACGACGAACGGCACCTTCCTCCCCGGCCGGGCCGAAGAACTGGTCGACGCCGGCCTGGAGCGTGTGAACGTCTCACAGGACGCGCTCGACCCGGACGCGTTCGCGGCCGTCACGCAGTCGGGCGCCTACGACCGCGTGCTGGAGGGGGTGGAGGCCGCCTTGGACGCCGGGCTCGATCCGGTGAAGCTCAACATGGTCGTGTTCGAGCACACGAAAGGCTACGTGGAGGGGATGGTGGACCACGTCGCCGAGCGCGAGGGGCTCCGGCTCCAGCTGATCGAGTACATGCCGGAACTGACCGGACGGCCGGAGTGGAACGTCGACATCGACCGTGTCCACGGCTGGCTCGCCGACATCGCCGACCGCGTGGAGCGTCGGGAGATGCACGACCGCCGGCGCTACTGGGTGGACGGCGGGATGGTGGAGATCGTCGACCCGGTCGGCAACGAGTCGTTCTGTGCGGGCTGCGGCCGGGTCCGGGTGACCCACGAGGGGAAGCTGAAGGGGTGTCTCAACCGCAACGACGACCTCCGGTCGATGGGGGAGATGACGAAGCCGGAGATCCGCGAGACGTTCCGCGAGACGGTCGCCGAGCGGGTGCCGTACTACGGCGAGTACCTCGTCGAGACGGACGACGGCTGGGAGATGAACGATGAGTACGTCGAGTCGCCGGCTGTAGAGTGA